Proteins from one Salvelinus namaycush isolate Seneca chromosome 34, SaNama_1.0, whole genome shotgun sequence genomic window:
- the LOC120029195 gene encoding A disintegrin and metalloproteinase with thrombospondin motifs 15-like produces MTTFIGSLFIFMDVLLYAKLNYCIEIDLCVPVRLDHKHLERHTIRQTEERKNDQLVVFKITAFSQEFYLNLLPDSTFIAPNIPPHSGSLASTSSATTDLSHCFYSGDVNADQESYAALSLCKGLQGVFSYQGMEYFINQLPNERAGSVHTVNTERRTHVIRRRGRDRDSSGNSTTNRCGVGPGLTQSISGSFEKYKHMKGLEMDSLTETVLKSLGRSKRFASIPRFVEVLVVADESMAKFHGDDLKHYLLTLMSVAAKLYKHPSIMNSINIVVVGFMVINEAEKGPKVSTNAALTLRSFCSWQKHLNKYNDKHPEYWDTAILFTKQDLCGATTCDTLGMADVGTMCDPKRSCSVIEDDGLPSAFTTAHELGHVFNMPHDNVNACKEVFGKLKDNHMMSPTLIQIDRANPWSVCSAAIITDFLDRGHGDCLLDQPQKLLALPESLPGTNYSLHRQCELAFGTGSKPCPYMQHCSKLWCTGKARGQLVCQTRHFPWADGTSCGNSKLCFRGVCTDKNNTNKTKVDGGWGTWGVYGSCSRTCGGGVQLAKRDCNNPVPEYGGKYCQGLRVKHRSCNLDACPESGKSFREEQCEAFNGFSLNTNRLSASVVWVPKYSGVSPKDKCKLICRANGTGYFYVLAPKVVDGTPCSPDTSAVCVQGKCIKAGCDGKLSSNKRYDKCGVCGGDNQSCKKVSGLFTKPMHGYNFVVMLPVGASNIDIRQRGYRGLVNDDNYLAVKNRHGKYLLNGNYVVSAVERDIIVKGSLLRYSGTTSAVEILQATRPLQEALTVEVLSVGKMTPPRIRYSFYLAREHHKEENILKKMERSHSQNSVLMDRNKVKLKESSHKSMPPNMWSTGAWEECTVTCGNGLQSRRVQCTDPEGKTATDCDSLQRPAATRVCGDPCPIWDIGQWSLCSKTCGRGFKRRPLRCTTQTGMHLPREHCSGMKKPQELDFCTVQPC; encoded by the exons ATGACTACGTTTATTGGCTCTCTGTTTATTTTTATGGATGTCCTATTATATGCAAAATTGAACTATTGCATCGAAATAGATTTGTGCGTACCTGTTCGATTAGACCATAAACATTTAGAAAGACATACCATTCGACAGACGGAGGAGAGAAAGAATGACCAACTAGTTGTTTTTAAAATAACGGCTTTCAGTCAAGAATTTTATCTCAACCTTTTACCGGATTCTACATTTATTGCGCCCAACATCCCTCCTCACAGCGGCTCCTTAGCATCAACTTCCTCTGCAACCACAGACCTGAGCCACTGCTTCTACTCTGGCGATGTCAATGCAGACCAGGAATCGTATGCTGCGCTGAGCCTCTGCAAAGGCTTACAAGGCGTCTTTTCTTACCAGGGCATGGAATATTTCATCAATCAGCTTCCGAACGAGAGGGCAGGAAGTGTACATACAGTGAATACTGAGAGAAGAACCCACGTCATACGCCGCCGGGGACGCGACAGGGACTCCAGCGGCAATTCCACCACGAACAGGTGTGGAGTAGGACCTGGTTTGACCCAAAGCATTTCAGGGTCTTTTGAGAAATATAAACACATGAAAGGACTGGAAATGGACAGCCTGACTGAAACTGTATTGAAGAGCTTGGGTAGATCAAAAAGGTTTGCCTCCATCCCTAGGTTTGTGGAGGTTCTTGTCGTGGCTGATGAGTCTATGGCCAAATTTCACGGGGATGACTTGAAACATTACCTGTTGACCCTGATGTCTGTTGCTGCGAAGCTGTACAAGCACCCCAGCATCATGAACTCCATAAACATAGTGGTGGTGGGCTTCATGGTGATCAACGAAGCAGAGAAAGGACCCAAGGTTTCCACCAATGCTGCCCTCACTCTGCGCAGTTTCTGTTCTTGGCAGAAACATTTAAACAAATACAATGACAAGCACCCTGAATATTGGGACACTGCAATCCTATTCACCAAACAG GACTTGTGTGGAGCCACAACCTGTGACACCTTAGGCATGGCAGATGTGGGCACTATGTGTGATCCCAAGAGAAGCTGCTCTGTCATCGAGGATGACGGTCTCCCTTCGGCCTTCACCACTGCTCATGAACTGG GCCATGTCTTCAACATGCCCCATGACAATGTGAACGCCTGCAAGGAGGTGTTTGGGAAGCTCAAGGACAACCACATGATGTCCCCCACGCTGATCCAGATCGACCGTGCCAACCCCTGGTCTGTGTGCAGCGCAGCCATCATTACAGACTTCCTGGACAGAGGCCACG GGGACTGTCTTCTGGATCAGCCCCAAAAGCTGCTGGCTCTGCCTGAGAGCCTCCCAGGCACCAACTACAGCCTCCACCGCCAGTGTGAGCTGGCCTTCGGTACAGGCTCCAAGCCCTGTCCCTACATGCAGCACTGCTCCAAGCTGTGGTGCACGGGCAAGGCCAGAGGCCAGCTGGTCTGCCAGACACGTCATTTCCCCTGGGCCGATGGCACCAGCTGTGGCAACAGTAAGCTCTGCTTCCGAGGGGTGTGCACCGACAAGAACAACACCAATAAGACCAAG GTGGACGGTGGATGGGGGACGTGGGGTGTGTATGGGTCGTGTTCCAGAACCTGTGGGGGAGGAGTTCAGCTGGCCAAAAGAGACTGTAACAACCCAGTTCCAGAATATGGGGGGAAATACTGCCAAGGACTCCGTGTGAAGCATCGCTCCTGCAATTTGGACGCCTGCCCAGAATCAG GCAAAAGCTTCCGCGAGGAGCAGTGCGAGGCGTTCAACGGATTCAGCCTCAACACCAACAGGCTCTCAGCGTCTGTGGTGTGGGTCCCGAAATATTCTGGCGTGTCACCCAAGGACAAGTGCAAGCTCATCTGCAGAGCCAATGGAACAGGCTACTTCTATGTCCTTGCTCCAAAG GTTGTTGATGGAACACCCTGTTCTCCCGACACCTCTGCAGTGTGTGTCCAAGGGAAATGTATCAAGGCGGGCTGCGACGGCAAGCTCAGCTCCAATAAGAGGTATGAcaagtgtggtgtgtgtggaggggacAACCAAAGCTGCAAGAAAGTGTCCGGATTGTTCACCAAACCCAT GCATGGCTACAACTTTGTGGTGATGTTGCCTGTGGGAGCGTCCAACATCGACATCCGGCAGCGTGGCTACAGAGGCTTGGTTAACGACGACAACTACCTAGCGGTGAAGAACCGACATGGCAAATACCTTCTGAACGGGAACTACGTGGTGTCAGCGGTGGAGCGGGACATCATTGTGAAGGGCAGCCTGCTGCGCTACAGTGGCACCACTAGTGCTGTGGAGATCCTCCAGGCCACCAGGCCTCTCCAGGAAGCCCTGACTGTGGAGGTCCTCTCAGTGGGGAAGATGACCCCTCCCCGGATCCGCTATTCATTCTACCTGGCCCGGGAGCACCACAAGGAGGAGAACATCCTGAAGAAAATGGAGAGGAGCCACTCGCAGAACAGCGTCCTGATGGACCGCAACAAGGTGAAGCTGAAGGAGTCGTCGCACAAGTCCATGCCCCCAAACATGTGGTCGACGGGGGCATGGGAAGAGTGCACCGTGACCTGTGGGAACGGGCTCCAGAGTAGACGGGTTCAGTGTACGGACCCAGAGGGCAAAACAGCCACGGACTGTGACAGCTTACAGAGGCCGGCTGCCACCAGGGTATGTGGGGACCCCTGTCCCATCTGGGACATAGGCCAGTGGTCTTTGTGCTCCAAGACATGTGGGAGGGGCTTCAAGCGGCGGCCGCTGCGTTGCACCACTCAGACTGGCATGCACCTACCCAGAGAGCACTGTTCTGGCATGAAGAAGCCACAGGAACTAGATTTCTGCACAGTGCAGCCGTGTTAG
- the LOC120029094 gene encoding A disintegrin and metalloproteinase with thrombospondin motifs 8-like isoform X1 translates to MCSNRCFVLLVLCVIDKSLSKLFDSEEIVPVRLNGRSSGRFWKRSEEQPRFRLSAFGRDFILNLSPDNSFLSTTLKIQRIKANDLHTLRSPPGAHGRQTSETETDFHNLINKTEEMERHLRSCFYSGTVDSNQDSVVAVSLCYGILGSFVTDGDEYLIEPKVLGSGRRERSTEQLHFIKRTTPTEAPHDTQTVFDQLSEESRVKADKDSLIHEEKDPERQLRGKRFVSAPRFIETLVVADASMTHFYGDEIKHYILTLVSMAAQLYKHPSIKNSVHVVVVKMVVVEDEEVGPSLSSNGGVALRNFCAWQQQFNPASQRHPEHYDTALLFTREDICGHQSCDTLGVADVGTACDPKRSCSVIEDNGLQAAFTAAHELGHVLSMPHDDSKNCERMFGNLGGHHMMAPLFIHLNKNFPWSPCSALYITEFFDNGHGDCLLDPPESILPLPSELPGTTYSLDRQCQQMFGEEFVHCPNTSDSDVCSQLWCREEGKPHCTSNNGSLHWADGTTCATNRSCLHGACMAAHEVMQPKVVVDGGWGAWGPWQQCSRTCGGGVEFSYRECTDPVPQNGGKYCEGQRVQYQSCNPQACEENYGKSFREEQCEKYNSFNYLDILGNMKQWIPKYAGVSPRDRCKLFCRAKGSSEFKVFEAKVIDGTTCGPDTTSVCVQGQCVKAGCDQEIGSNKRLDKCGLCGGNGLSCRKITGSYNKATYGYSDIVTIPVGATNIDIKQRSHRNITHDGNYLAIKRESGGYILNGNFSVSTVEQDIPVLGAALKYSGSSTTLERIQSFRQLREAVTIQLLATAGEAFPPKVKYTFFIPKDVSFTKSKEKKASLHMIQAFGVPQWHLGKWSECSKSCSSGWSRRNVECRDNAGFHSNTCDKDLKPTDIRPCADLPCPIWQMGPWSSCSRTCGQGERRRSVVCIDYTGKTVESEKCDANKQPAPVSGECVYQEC, encoded by the exons ATGTGTTCAAATAGGTGTTTCGTTTTACTAGTCCTGTGCGTAATCGACAAATCACTTTCTAAATTGTTTGATTCCGAGGAAATTGTACCTGTCAGGTTAAATGGAAGAAGCAGTGGTCGTTTTTGGAAACGAAGTGAAGAACAGCCGAGATTTAGACTCAGTGCCTTTGGCCGAGATTTCATTTTGAATTTAAGCCCGGATAACAGTTTCTTATCTACTACACTGAAAATTCAACGCATCAAAGCAAACGATCTCCACACTTTACGCAGCCCCCCAGGTGCCCATGGCAGACAAACTTCTGAGACTGAAACGGACTTTCACAACTTGATAAACAAGACTGAAGAGATGGAAAGACATTTGAGAAGCTGTTTTTACTCGGGGACTGTGGACTCCAACCAAGATTCTGTTGTTGCGGTCAGTCTCTGTTATGGCATCCTTGGATCGTTTGTTACAGACGGGGATGAGTATTTAATTGAACCCAAAGTGCTCGgctcagggagaagggagaggtcCACTGAACAGTTACATTTTATCAAAAGGACGACACCCACAGAAGCACCACATGACACTCAAACTGTATTTGATCAACTGAGTGAGGAGAGTCGTGTAAAAGCTGACAAGGACAGTTTAATTCACGAGGAAAAAGATCCTGAGAGACAATTACGAGGGAAACGCTTTGTATCAGCACCACGATTTATTGAGACGCTGGTGGTTGCAGACGCGTCCATGACACATTTCTATGGAGATGAGATAAAG CACTATATCCTGACCTTGGTCTCTATGGCTGCCCAGCTTTACAAACATCCCAGTATCAAGAACTCTGTCCACGTGGTGGTGGTGAAGATGGTAGTGGTGGAAGACGAGGAGGTTGGACCGTCACTCTCCAGTAACGGGGGAGTCGCTCTTCGCAATTTCTGTGCCTGGCAACAACAGTTCAACCCGGCCAGCCAGAGGCACCCTGAGCACTACGACACTGCTCTACTTTTCACCCGAGAG GATATTTGTGGACATCAGAGTTGTGACACCCTAGGGGTTGCTGATGTGGGAACTGCGTGCGATCCAAAAAGGAGTTGCTCTGTCATTGAGGACAATGGACTTCAAGCAGCTTTCACTGCTGCCCATGAACTTG GCCACGTGTTGAGTATGCCACACGACGACTCCAAGAATTGCGAGAGGATGTTTGGGAATCTGGGCGGCCATCACATGATGGCCCCTCTGTTCATTCACCTCAACAAGAATTTCCCCTGGTCCCCTTGCAGCGCTCTCTACATCACAGAGTTCTTTGACAACGGACACG GCGACTGCCTCTTGGATCCACCGGAGAGCATCTTACCGTTACCCAGTGAACTCCCAGGCACCACATACAGCCTCGACCGCCAGTGTCAGCAGATGTTTGGGGAGGAGTTTGTGCACTGCCCCAACACCTCTGACAGTGATGTCTGCAGCCAGCTGTGGTGCAGGGAGGAGGGCAAGCCCCACTGCACCAGCAATAATGGCAGCCTTCACTGGGCGGATGGCACCACGTGCGCCACCAACAGGAGTTGTCTGCACGGTGCATGTATGGCAGCCCACGAGGTCATGCAGCCAAAG GTGGTTGTGGATGGCGGCTGGGGTGCTTGGGGACCATGGCAACAGTGCTCCAGGACATGTGGAGGGGGTGTGGAGTTCTCCTACAGGGAGTGCACAGATCCCGTGCCCCAGAACGGCGGCAAGTACTGCGAGGGCCAGAGAGTCCAGTACCAGTCCTGCAACCCCCAGGCGTGTGAGGAAAATTATG GGAAGAGTTTTAGAGAGGAGCAGTGTGAGAAGTACAACAGCTTCAACTATCTGGACATTCTTGGGAACATGAAGCAATGGATTCCAAAGTACGCTGGCGTGTCGCCCCGGGACAGGTGTAAACTCTTCTGCCGGGCCAAAGGCAGCAGTGAATTCAAAGTCTTTGAAGCCAAG GTTATCGACGGCACGACATGTGGTCCTGACACTACGTCTGTCTGTGTACAAGGCCAATGTGTCAAGGCGGGCTGTGACCAAGAGATCGGCTCAAACAAGAGGCTTGACAAGTGTGGCTTGTGTGGTGGGAATGGCCTCAGTTGCAGGAAGATCACTGGTTCATACAACAAAGCCAC TTACGGTTATAGCGACATTGTGACCATTCCTGTCGGGGCTACCAATATTGACATCAAACAGCGCAGCCATAGAAACATCACACACGATGGAAACTACCTGGCGATCAAGCGAGAGAGTGGTGGCTACATCCTGAATGGTAACTTCTCTGTGTCCACAGTGGAGCAGGATATTCCTGTTCTCGGGGCTGCGCTGAAGTACAGTGGCTCATCCACCACCTTAGAGAGAATCCAGAGCTTCAGACAATTGAGGGAGGCTGTCACAATCCAGTTGCTGGCCACTGCTGGGGAGGCATTTCCACCCAAGGTCAAATACACATTCTTTATCCCCAAAGATGTGTCTTTCACTAAATCCAAAGAGAAAAAGGCTTCGTTGCATATGATCCAGGCTTTTGGTGTGCCCCAGTGGCATTTGGGCAAATGGTCAGAGTGCTCCAAGAGTTGCAGCTCCGGCTGGTCCCGAAGGAACGTTGAATGCAGAGACAACGCTGGTTTCCATTCCAATACCTGCGATAAGGACCTGAAACCCACAGATATCAGACCCTGTGCTGATCTGCCGTGCCCCATCTGGCAAATGGGGCCTTGGTCATCCTGTTCACGAACTTGTGGCCAGGGGGAACGCCGACGCAGTGTTGTCTGTATAGACTACACCGGCAAGACTGTCGAGTCGGAGAAGTGTGACGCTAACAAGCAACCTGCGCCAGTGTCGGGAGAGTGTGTTTACCAAGAGTGCTAG
- the LOC120029094 gene encoding A disintegrin and metalloproteinase with thrombospondin motifs 8-like isoform X2 — protein MAAQLYKHPSIKNSVHVVVVKMVVVEDEEVGPSLSSNGGVALRNFCAWQQQFNPASQRHPEHYDTALLFTREDICGHQSCDTLGVADVGTACDPKRSCSVIEDNGLQAAFTAAHELGHVLSMPHDDSKNCERMFGNLGGHHMMAPLFIHLNKNFPWSPCSALYITEFFDNGHGDCLLDPPESILPLPSELPGTTYSLDRQCQQMFGEEFVHCPNTSDSDVCSQLWCREEGKPHCTSNNGSLHWADGTTCATNRSCLHGACMAAHEVMQPKVVVDGGWGAWGPWQQCSRTCGGGVEFSYRECTDPVPQNGGKYCEGQRVQYQSCNPQACEENYGKSFREEQCEKYNSFNYLDILGNMKQWIPKYAGVSPRDRCKLFCRAKGSSEFKVFEAKVIDGTTCGPDTTSVCVQGQCVKAGCDQEIGSNKRLDKCGLCGGNGLSCRKITGSYNKATYGYSDIVTIPVGATNIDIKQRSHRNITHDGNYLAIKRESGGYILNGNFSVSTVEQDIPVLGAALKYSGSSTTLERIQSFRQLREAVTIQLLATAGEAFPPKVKYTFFIPKDVSFTKSKEKKASLHMIQAFGVPQWHLGKWSECSKSCSSGWSRRNVECRDNAGFHSNTCDKDLKPTDIRPCADLPCPIWQMGPWSSCSRTCGQGERRRSVVCIDYTGKTVESEKCDANKQPAPVSGECVYQEC, from the exons ATGGCTGCCCAGCTTTACAAACATCCCAGTATCAAGAACTCTGTCCACGTGGTGGTGGTGAAGATGGTAGTGGTGGAAGACGAGGAGGTTGGACCGTCACTCTCCAGTAACGGGGGAGTCGCTCTTCGCAATTTCTGTGCCTGGCAACAACAGTTCAACCCGGCCAGCCAGAGGCACCCTGAGCACTACGACACTGCTCTACTTTTCACCCGAGAG GATATTTGTGGACATCAGAGTTGTGACACCCTAGGGGTTGCTGATGTGGGAACTGCGTGCGATCCAAAAAGGAGTTGCTCTGTCATTGAGGACAATGGACTTCAAGCAGCTTTCACTGCTGCCCATGAACTTG GCCACGTGTTGAGTATGCCACACGACGACTCCAAGAATTGCGAGAGGATGTTTGGGAATCTGGGCGGCCATCACATGATGGCCCCTCTGTTCATTCACCTCAACAAGAATTTCCCCTGGTCCCCTTGCAGCGCTCTCTACATCACAGAGTTCTTTGACAACGGACACG GCGACTGCCTCTTGGATCCACCGGAGAGCATCTTACCGTTACCCAGTGAACTCCCAGGCACCACATACAGCCTCGACCGCCAGTGTCAGCAGATGTTTGGGGAGGAGTTTGTGCACTGCCCCAACACCTCTGACAGTGATGTCTGCAGCCAGCTGTGGTGCAGGGAGGAGGGCAAGCCCCACTGCACCAGCAATAATGGCAGCCTTCACTGGGCGGATGGCACCACGTGCGCCACCAACAGGAGTTGTCTGCACGGTGCATGTATGGCAGCCCACGAGGTCATGCAGCCAAAG GTGGTTGTGGATGGCGGCTGGGGTGCTTGGGGACCATGGCAACAGTGCTCCAGGACATGTGGAGGGGGTGTGGAGTTCTCCTACAGGGAGTGCACAGATCCCGTGCCCCAGAACGGCGGCAAGTACTGCGAGGGCCAGAGAGTCCAGTACCAGTCCTGCAACCCCCAGGCGTGTGAGGAAAATTATG GGAAGAGTTTTAGAGAGGAGCAGTGTGAGAAGTACAACAGCTTCAACTATCTGGACATTCTTGGGAACATGAAGCAATGGATTCCAAAGTACGCTGGCGTGTCGCCCCGGGACAGGTGTAAACTCTTCTGCCGGGCCAAAGGCAGCAGTGAATTCAAAGTCTTTGAAGCCAAG GTTATCGACGGCACGACATGTGGTCCTGACACTACGTCTGTCTGTGTACAAGGCCAATGTGTCAAGGCGGGCTGTGACCAAGAGATCGGCTCAAACAAGAGGCTTGACAAGTGTGGCTTGTGTGGTGGGAATGGCCTCAGTTGCAGGAAGATCACTGGTTCATACAACAAAGCCAC TTACGGTTATAGCGACATTGTGACCATTCCTGTCGGGGCTACCAATATTGACATCAAACAGCGCAGCCATAGAAACATCACACACGATGGAAACTACCTGGCGATCAAGCGAGAGAGTGGTGGCTACATCCTGAATGGTAACTTCTCTGTGTCCACAGTGGAGCAGGATATTCCTGTTCTCGGGGCTGCGCTGAAGTACAGTGGCTCATCCACCACCTTAGAGAGAATCCAGAGCTTCAGACAATTGAGGGAGGCTGTCACAATCCAGTTGCTGGCCACTGCTGGGGAGGCATTTCCACCCAAGGTCAAATACACATTCTTTATCCCCAAAGATGTGTCTTTCACTAAATCCAAAGAGAAAAAGGCTTCGTTGCATATGATCCAGGCTTTTGGTGTGCCCCAGTGGCATTTGGGCAAATGGTCAGAGTGCTCCAAGAGTTGCAGCTCCGGCTGGTCCCGAAGGAACGTTGAATGCAGAGACAACGCTGGTTTCCATTCCAATACCTGCGATAAGGACCTGAAACCCACAGATATCAGACCCTGTGCTGATCTGCCGTGCCCCATCTGGCAAATGGGGCCTTGGTCATCCTGTTCACGAACTTGTGGCCAGGGGGAACGCCGACGCAGTGTTGTCTGTATAGACTACACCGGCAAGACTGTCGAGTCGGAGAAGTGTGACGCTAACAAGCAACCTGCGCCAGTGTCGGGAGAGTGTGTTTACCAAGAGTGCTAG